One Buteo buteo chromosome 5, bButBut1.hap1.1, whole genome shotgun sequence DNA window includes the following coding sequences:
- the NMNAT1 gene encoding nicotinamide/nicotinic acid mononucleotide adenylyltransferase 1 encodes MAMEGPDKKTEVVLLACGSFNPITNMHLRLFELAKDYLHETGKYKVIKGIISPVGDAYKKKGLISANHRVTMAKLATKNSDWVEVDDWESSQSEWLETLKVLRYHHQKLLSPDPTNSLQNAIPLTKPGRKRKQEPNRHDPVKKKNQSPDIKSVPQVKLLCGSDMLESFGIPNLWKLEDITEIVENHGLVCISRAGNSVQKFIYESDILWRHKNNIHLVEEWITNDISSTKIRRALRRGQSIRYLVPDVVQAYIEKNNLYSPESEDRNAGVVLAPLQKHASDSKN; translated from the exons ATGGCTATGGAAGGTCCTGACAAGAAGACTGAAGTAGTACTGCTGGCCTGTGGGTCCTTCAATCCCATTACCAACATGCATCTAAGGCTATTTGAGCTGGCTAAAGACTACCTTCATGAAACGG gaaaatacaaagtaatCAAAGGAATAATTTCACCAGTAGGTGATGCATATAAGAAGAAAGGTCTGATCAGTGCGAACCACCGAGTAACTATGGCAAAACTAGCTACAAAAAACTCAGATTGGGTGGAAGTTGATGATTGGGAAAGCAGCCAGAGTGAGTGGTTGGAAACACTAAAAGTTTTAAG GTACCATCATCAAAAGCTCTTATCTCCTGATCCCACTAATAGTCTGCAGAATGCTATACCTTTAACAAAGCCAGGACGGAAGAGGAAACAGGAACCAAATAGGCATGACCccgttaaaaagaaaaatcagagtcCAGATATAAAAA gtGTCCCACAGGTTAAACTGCTTTGTGGAAGTGACATGCTGGAATCTTTTGGGATCCCCAATCTGTGGAAGTTGGAGGACATCACTGAAATTGTGGAAAATCATGGCCTTGTATGCATCAGCAGGGCTGGAAACAGCGTTCAGAAATTCATCTATGAATCTGATATTTTGTGGAGACATAAGAATAACATTCACCTTGTGGAAGAATGGATCACAAATGACATTTCCTCCACCAAGATTAGGAGAGCACTGCGGAGGGGCCAGAGCATTCGTTACCTAGTGCCTGATGTAGTTCAAGCATACATAGAAAAGAATAATCTGTATAGTCCAGAGAGTGAAGACAGGAATGCTGGGGTTGTCTTGGCTCCCTTACAGAAACATGCAAGTGATTCCAAGAACTAA
- the RBP7 gene encoding retinoid-binding protein 7: protein MPVDFSGTWNLISNDNFEGYMVALGIDFATRKIAKMLKPQKVIKQDGDSFYIHTTSTFRDYSLQFKIGEEFEEDNKGLDNRKCKSVVTWENDKLVCVQTGEKKNRGWTHWLEGDDLHLELRCENQVCKQVFKRA from the exons ATGCCTGTGGATTTCAGTGGAACCTGGAACCTTATCAGCAATGACAACTTTGAAGGTTATATGGTGGCCTTAG GTATTGACTTTGCAACACGCAAGATAGCAAAAATGCTGAAGCCTCAGAAAGTGATCAAACAAGATGGCGATTCGTTTTATATCCATACCACTAGTACATTCAGAGATTATTCGCTTCAATTCAAAATTGGAGAAGAGTTTGAAGAAGATAATAAAGGCCTGGATAACAGAAAATGCAAG AGCGTGGTTACCTGGGAAAATGACAAACTTGTCTGTGTCCAGACTGGTGAGAAGAAGAACAGAGGCTGGACTCACTGGCTTGAAGGAGATGACCTCCACCTG GAGCTTCGTTGTGAGAATCAAGTATGTAAACAGGTCTTCAAGAGAGCTTGA